In the Styela clava chromosome 8, kaStyClav1.hap1.2, whole genome shotgun sequence genome, one interval contains:
- the LOC144425791 gene encoding small EDRK-rich factor 2-like produces the protein MTRGNQRELARKKNQKKQADIARGKNKESGVSKEKRMQSDADIMRQKQLASQAKKDTGGASTSK, from the exons ATGACAA GGGGAAATCAGAGGGAACTTGCTCGTAAGAAGAACCAAAAAAAACAAGCTGACATAGCAAGGGGCAAAAACAAGGAGTCAGGTGTGTCTAAAGAGAAGCGTATGCAAAg TGATGCAGATATTATGCGGCAAAAACAACTTGCAAGTCAAGCGAAGAAAGACACAGGAGGAGCCAGTACCTCTAAATAG